A region from the Burkholderiales bacterium genome encodes:
- a CDS encoding M24 family metallopeptidase, which produces MALEQIFPRFSESEYERREAAVRREMEARGLDALVIAGDSGGRTANQASVYWLTNWLDPMVNYVVMTRKHGPYLFVSYPLFLHTAKRAGRGESIECGALNPGSDIAKRLIDLGCGKGRIGIAGVRNIAKGSMLADHRDALVKAMPEAQFEDALDVMVDARMIKSAEELEWFERGAELTDACIERLAKNMEPGMPEYQLSRLIHEAVLPHGGNVRLQFVGATPMAAPEIIFPWQYPSNRKLQRGDVVLTEISASWGGCSGQIQRPFAIAAPPTALYQRLYDVAADCYQRIFDVLKPGATDTDVRNAAIFIEKEGFRTLDILIHGWGLQIEPPRVDLPGAMIKRELGPVTFQAGMLIVIQPNIVTADGKAGVQAGNLVVIEENGARALQRYPMEFVRT; this is translated from the coding sequence ATGGCACTGGAGCAGATCTTTCCGCGCTTTTCTGAAAGCGAGTACGAGCGTCGCGAAGCGGCAGTGCGGCGCGAGATGGAAGCGCGCGGTCTCGATGCGCTCGTGATCGCCGGCGATTCCGGCGGCCGCACCGCAAACCAGGCGAGCGTCTACTGGCTCACCAATTGGCTCGACCCGATGGTGAATTACGTGGTGATGACGCGTAAGCACGGGCCTTATCTCTTCGTGAGCTATCCGCTCTTCCTGCACACTGCGAAACGTGCCGGGCGAGGAGAGTCGATCGAGTGCGGCGCGCTCAATCCCGGATCCGACATCGCCAAGCGCCTGATCGACCTGGGCTGCGGCAAAGGCAGGATAGGCATCGCCGGCGTCCGCAACATCGCCAAGGGCTCGATGCTCGCCGATCACCGCGATGCGCTCGTCAAAGCGATGCCGGAGGCGCAGTTCGAAGACGCGCTGGACGTCATGGTCGACGCGCGCATGATAAAGAGCGCCGAAGAGCTCGAATGGTTCGAGCGCGGCGCAGAGCTCACGGACGCGTGCATCGAGCGCCTTGCGAAGAACATGGAACCGGGCATGCCCGAGTACCAGCTTTCGAGGCTCATCCACGAGGCGGTGCTGCCTCACGGCGGCAACGTGCGGCTGCAGTTCGTCGGCGCCACACCGATGGCCGCGCCGGAGATCATCTTTCCATGGCAATACCCGTCCAATCGCAAGCTTCAGCGCGGCGACGTCGTACTGACGGAGATCAGCGCGAGCTGGGGCGGCTGCTCCGGCCAGATCCAGCGTCCGTTCGCGATCGCGGCCCCGCCAACGGCGCTCTACCAGCGCCTCTACGATGTCGCCGCTGACTGCTACCAGCGCATTTTCGACGTGCTGAAGCCCGGCGCCACCGACACCGATGTGCGCAACGCCGCGATCTTCATCGAGAAGGAAGGCTTTCGTACGCTCGACATTCTCATCCACGGCTGGGGTCTGCAGATCGAGCCTCCGCGAGTCGACCTGCCGGGCGCGATGATCAAGCGCGAGCTCGGACCCGTGACTTTCCAGGCCGGCATGCTAATCGTGATCCAGCCAAATATCGTCACAGCGGACGGCAAGGCCGGAGTGCAGGCCGGGAACCTCGTGGTGATCGAAGAGAACGGCGCGCGCGCGCTGCAACGCTACCCGATGGAATTCGTGCGCACGTAA
- a CDS encoding ABC transporter ATP-binding protein: protein MSMLEVERLNSYYGDSHILFDVSMRVERNEVVALLGRNGAGKSTTLKSLMGVVTPESGSVKIEGAEVAGRKSHVIARAGMQLVHEERRIFGSLDVEENLVLAGLTAPNRWPLERIYEMFPRLKERRTSRGTDLSGGEQQMLAIARALIRDPKIVLLDEPFEGLAPTIVRDLVAACRELVAGGQTIVLVEQNIAATLALAQRVYILNNGHIVHEGPAQALKEDPEILHRYLGV from the coding sequence ATGAGCATGCTCGAAGTCGAACGGCTCAACAGCTATTACGGCGACTCGCACATCCTCTTCGACGTGTCGATGCGCGTGGAGCGCAACGAGGTCGTGGCGCTGCTCGGGCGCAACGGCGCGGGCAAGAGCACCACGCTGAAGAGCCTGATGGGCGTGGTGACGCCCGAGTCGGGCTCGGTGAAGATCGAAGGCGCGGAGGTCGCGGGGCGCAAGAGCCACGTCATCGCGCGCGCCGGGATGCAGCTCGTGCACGAGGAGCGGCGCATCTTCGGCAGTCTCGACGTCGAGGAGAACCTCGTCCTCGCCGGCCTGACCGCGCCGAACCGCTGGCCGCTGGAGCGCATCTACGAGATGTTCCCGCGACTGAAAGAGCGCCGCACCAGCCGCGGCACCGATCTTTCGGGCGGCGAGCAGCAGATGCTGGCGATCGCGCGCGCTTTGATCCGCGATCCGAAGATCGTCTTGCTCGACGAGCCTTTCGAAGGCCTCGCGCCGACCATCGTGCGCGATCTCGTCGCCGCGTGCCGCGAGCTCGTCGCCGGGGGCCAGACCATCGTGCTCGTGGAGCAGAACATCGCCGCCACGCTCGCGCTCGCGCAGCGGGTCTACATCCTCAACAACGGGCACATCGTGCACGAAGGGCCGGCACAGGCGCTGAAGGAAGACCCCGAGATCCTCCACCGATATCTCGGGGTCTGA
- a CDS encoding branched-chain amino acid ABC transporter permease: protein MLTWSNFVAQFFNGLALGALLALISSGLTIIYGTLGVLNLAHGAMFMLGGYAGYAAYTATGSFIVAVIAGTLFLLVFGIVIERGIIRYFYNRPHEDQLLVTFGLAICLVEVVRLVFSSESRSVPAPPVFSGITSLGFMLYPTYRLALMGIVTVALIALFLVLYRTRLGLIVRAGIEDPVMTDSLGINVYRVFMVVFGIGAMAAGFAGIINAPVVSLTPDVGESILVQTFVVVVIGGVGSFPGAVVGGLIAGEIISLTSMVNPAYAYVMLFAAMTLVLVVRPRGLMGAKGRE from the coding sequence ATGCTTACCTGGTCGAACTTCGTCGCGCAGTTCTTCAACGGTCTTGCGCTCGGCGCGCTGCTCGCGCTCATCAGCTCGGGCCTCACGATCATCTACGGCACGCTCGGCGTGCTCAACCTCGCTCACGGCGCGATGTTCATGCTCGGCGGCTACGCGGGCTACGCCGCGTACACCGCGACCGGGTCGTTCATCGTCGCGGTCATCGCCGGCACGCTGTTCCTGCTGGTCTTCGGCATCGTGATCGAGCGCGGCATCATCCGCTACTTCTACAACCGGCCGCACGAGGACCAGCTCCTCGTCACGTTCGGGCTTGCGATCTGCCTGGTGGAGGTCGTGCGCCTCGTGTTCTCGAGCGAGTCGAGGTCGGTGCCCGCGCCGCCGGTGTTCTCGGGCATCACGTCGCTCGGCTTCATGCTGTATCCGACCTATCGCCTCGCGCTCATGGGCATCGTCACCGTCGCGCTGATCGCGCTCTTCCTCGTGCTCTACCGCACGCGGCTCGGCCTCATCGTGCGCGCGGGCATCGAGGACCCGGTGATGACCGACTCGCTCGGCATCAACGTGTACCGCGTGTTCATGGTGGTGTTCGGGATCGGCGCGATGGCCGCCGGATTCGCGGGCATCATCAACGCGCCGGTGGTCTCGCTCACCCCCGACGTCGGCGAGTCGATCCTCGTGCAGACCTTCGTCGTCGTCGTGATCGGCGGCGTCGGCTCGTTTCCCGGCGCGGTGGTCGGCGGGCTCATCGCGGGAGAGATCATCAGCCTCACGTCGATGGTGAATCCGGCTTACGCGTACGTGATGCTGTTCGCGGCGATGACGCTCGTGCTGGTGGTGCGTCCACGCGGCCTCATGGGCGCGAAGGGACGCGAATGA
- a CDS encoding tripartite tricarboxylate transporter substrate binding protein — translation MLRIYTVVLALVSVMPVHAQETYPTKTLRMVVPYSPGGPIDVWGRILVQKLTEGFGHTVIVDNRPGANGIVGSELVAKSPPDGYTFLYQTGSHAANPYIYKKLPYDSVRDFLPITQMASTHGMVLVVHPSVPAKSLKEFIALAKSRPGKLNYASAGAGNATHLAAEMMKAAAGLDITHVSYKGGGPALNDVIAGQVETMMVSVAQGTPFVRAGKVRALAITAAHRAPPLPSIPTFQESGFPDFEFAGWHGLWFPAGVAKDRVERMHKEVARIMFSPEIKPRLEDLGLVPLASSPADFAKFIDREMALYAKLIKAAKIQPQ, via the coding sequence ATGCTACGCATCTACACTGTCGTTCTCGCGCTCGTTTCCGTCATGCCGGTGCATGCGCAGGAAACTTATCCGACGAAGACTCTGCGCATGGTGGTTCCGTATTCGCCCGGGGGGCCGATCGACGTCTGGGGCCGCATCCTCGTACAAAAGCTGACGGAAGGTTTCGGTCACACGGTCATCGTCGACAATCGGCCGGGCGCGAACGGCATCGTCGGCAGCGAGCTTGTCGCAAAGAGTCCGCCCGACGGCTATACGTTCCTCTACCAGACCGGCAGCCACGCCGCGAATCCGTACATCTACAAGAAGCTTCCGTATGATTCGGTGCGCGATTTCCTGCCCATCACCCAGATGGCGTCTACACACGGCATGGTGCTCGTCGTGCATCCGTCGGTTCCGGCGAAAAGCCTGAAGGAATTCATCGCGCTCGCGAAATCGCGTCCGGGCAAGCTCAACTACGCCTCGGCCGGCGCCGGCAATGCGACACACCTCGCCGCGGAGATGATGAAAGCGGCTGCAGGGCTGGACATCACTCACGTGAGCTACAAGGGTGGCGGTCCTGCGCTCAACGACGTGATCGCGGGACAGGTCGAGACGATGATGGTGAGCGTTGCACAGGGCACGCCGTTCGTGAGAGCCGGCAAGGTGCGCGCGCTCGCTATAACGGCTGCCCATCGCGCGCCGCCGCTGCCGAGCATTCCCACCTTTCAGGAATCCGGCTTCCCCGATTTCGAGTTCGCCGGATGGCACGGCCTTTGGTTCCCCGCCGGCGTGGCCAAGGACCGGGTCGAGCGCATGCACAAAGAAGTCGCCCGCATCATGTTCTCGCCCGAGATCAAGCCGCGGCTCGAGGATCTCGGCCTCGTGCCGCTTGCGAGCTCGCCCGCCGACTTCGCGAAATTCATCGATCGCGAGATGGCGCTTTACGCGAAGCTCATCAAGGCGGCGAAGATCCAGCCGCAGTAG
- a CDS encoding branched-chain amino acid ABC transporter ATP-binding protein/permease, with product MNADRIYQKRRPFAVEIITALALIAVPFVFPALGFAPNTVNRILVWGLFGIGFDILFGYTGLLSFGQSALYGTGGMVAAYLLTRAGFPYVVPALVIGMLAAAVVGFLVGMIALRRTGIYFAMITVAIAEVFYFVEFNPLSEWTGGENGLPGVPTPVVNLGFVTFQFTSGWTLYPFLAFCYFIGIVVALRIVRSPVGAVLRAIRDNPLRAAALGHNIHGYKLTAFVIAAAYAGLAGGLLGVLQGFMPPDAFMFETSGQLIMQTAIGGRGTLFGPLVGAAVWLSLQDLLQATLSLGAAWKLVLGVVFVLLVCFLRQGIIGGLRSAYDFVRGGRKRRAEAAATAESQQPTEPEHIVPVLERHHESARFSGPILEARGLTKQYGGLVANAGIDFTVNAGEVRGIIGPNGAGKTTFFKMLTCEVPPTSGTIVFEGRDITGRSVTDVCQLGLTKSYQVNQLFSRLTVRENLTIAALAELRGKFRVDLLRSVEKFPGLAEQVGRTLALVHLTGRADTPVAELAYGEKRRLEIGLALATSPSLLLLDEPLAGMSPAERAETVRLLKSIAKGRTMVVIDHDVDSLFELAERITVLQEGRVLVEGTPAEIKANAKVQDAYLGGVREELVA from the coding sequence ATGAACGCCGACCGCATCTACCAGAAGCGCAGGCCGTTCGCGGTCGAGATCATCACCGCGCTCGCGCTCATCGCGGTCCCGTTCGTTTTTCCCGCGCTCGGCTTCGCGCCGAATACCGTCAACCGCATCCTGGTGTGGGGCCTCTTCGGCATCGGCTTCGACATCCTGTTCGGCTACACCGGGCTGCTGTCGTTCGGCCAGTCGGCGCTGTACGGCACCGGCGGCATGGTGGCGGCGTACCTGCTGACGCGCGCGGGCTTTCCGTACGTCGTGCCGGCGCTCGTCATCGGCATGCTCGCCGCCGCAGTCGTGGGCTTTCTCGTCGGCATGATCGCGCTGCGGCGCACCGGCATCTACTTCGCGATGATCACGGTCGCGATCGCCGAAGTGTTCTACTTCGTCGAGTTCAACCCGCTCTCCGAATGGACGGGCGGCGAGAACGGCCTGCCCGGCGTTCCGACGCCGGTGGTGAACCTCGGCTTCGTGACGTTCCAGTTCACGAGCGGCTGGACGCTCTATCCGTTCCTCGCGTTCTGCTACTTCATCGGCATCGTGGTCGCGCTGCGCATCGTGCGCTCGCCGGTGGGCGCGGTGCTGCGCGCCATACGCGACAACCCGCTGCGCGCCGCGGCGCTGGGACACAACATCCACGGCTACAAGCTGACCGCGTTCGTCATCGCAGCGGCATACGCGGGGCTCGCGGGCGGACTGCTCGGCGTGCTGCAGGGCTTCATGCCGCCGGACGCGTTCATGTTCGAGACCTCGGGCCAGCTCATCATGCAGACCGCGATCGGCGGGCGCGGCACGCTGTTCGGTCCGCTCGTCGGCGCTGCGGTGTGGCTGTCGCTGCAGGACCTGCTGCAGGCCACGCTCAGCCTGGGCGCGGCGTGGAAGCTCGTGCTGGGCGTCGTGTTCGTTCTGCTTGTGTGCTTCCTGCGGCAGGGCATCATCGGCGGCTTGCGCAGCGCGTACGACTTTGTGCGCGGCGGCCGCAAGCGGCGCGCGGAAGCCGCTGCGACAGCGGAATCGCAGCAACCGACCGAACCCGAGCACATCGTCCCCGTGCTGGAACGCCATCACGAGAGCGCCCGGTTCAGCGGCCCCATCCTCGAGGCGCGCGGACTCACCAAGCAGTACGGCGGCCTCGTCGCCAACGCCGGCATCGATTTCACGGTCAACGCAGGCGAGGTGCGAGGCATCATCGGCCCGAACGGCGCCGGCAAGACCACGTTCTTCAAGATGCTGACCTGCGAGGTGCCGCCGACCTCGGGCACCATCGTATTCGAAGGCCGCGACATCACCGGCAGGAGCGTGACCGACGTCTGCCAGCTCGGCCTCACCAAGAGCTACCAGGTCAACCAGCTCTTCAGCCGCCTCACCGTGCGCGAGAACCTGACCATCGCCGCGCTCGCGGAGCTGCGCGGCAAGTTCAGGGTGGACCTGCTGCGCAGCGTGGAGAAGTTTCCGGGCCTCGCGGAGCAGGTCGGCCGCACGCTGGCGCTCGTCCATCTCACCGGGCGCGCCGACACGCCGGTCGCCGAGCTTGCGTACGGCGAGAAGCGCCGCCTCGAGATCGGGCTTGCGCTCGCGACTTCGCCGAGCCTGCTGCTCCTCGACGAGCCGCTCGCCGGCATGAGCCCGGCCGAGCGCGCCGAGACCGTGCGGCTGCTCAAGTCGATCGCGAAAGGCCGCACGATGGTGGTCATCGATCACGACGTCGATTCGCTGTTCGAGCTCGCCGAGCGCATTACCGTGCTGCAGGAGGGCAGGGTGCTGGTCGAAGGCACGCCGGCGGAGATCAAGGCGAACGCGAAGGTGCAGGACGCCTATCTCGGCGGCGTGCGCGAGGAACTGGTCGCATGA
- a CDS encoding ABC transporter substrate-binding protein: protein MTKDRGSMVHSPARRRFLGTSAAVAGGLVLPAGLPMQALAAEQHPPIGTWPAGVQGNSVFIGIAVPRTGTYAVQGEDELKGWQLAIEHLNSGHPLMKQISPRTKKGVLGKEVKFGVADSAAKPNDAVQAEQRFISENKAILMTGSTSSAVAVALNKLAEREKVLYVTGISGSNDTTGKDCVRYGFRQCFYGQTAAAAIGPVLVKAYGKNKKAAYLTPDYTYGHTVTKSVDDYLKTAGWTMVTNQVAPLGAPDYSSYLLNVANSGADMLVNVNWGHDAVLSIQQAKQFGILEKMKLVVPYQIPFLAREVGGNLLSGVYAATDFWWTLEDKFPLAKQFVAEFTKKYGYRPEWGANNAYMSFALWADAVENAGTFYPPDVIKSFEAGRKLQSTVGEVYFRKEDHQLVRPVVIVRGKTAKEMKNKEDYWEVLDVVAGAPLMQKPDAFGCKLGSYT, encoded by the coding sequence ATGACGAAGGACCGCGGTTCGATGGTTCACAGTCCGGCCCGGCGCAGGTTCCTGGGCACGAGCGCCGCAGTCGCAGGCGGGCTCGTGCTGCCTGCCGGGCTGCCGATGCAGGCGCTCGCAGCAGAGCAGCACCCGCCGATCGGCACATGGCCGGCGGGCGTGCAGGGTAATTCGGTTTTCATCGGTATCGCCGTGCCGCGCACCGGCACGTATGCCGTGCAGGGCGAGGACGAGCTCAAGGGCTGGCAGCTCGCGATCGAGCACCTCAACAGCGGGCACCCGCTGATGAAGCAGATCTCGCCCAGGACCAAGAAAGGCGTGCTCGGCAAGGAAGTGAAGTTCGGCGTCGCCGATTCCGCCGCCAAGCCCAACGATGCCGTCCAGGCCGAGCAGCGCTTCATCTCCGAGAACAAGGCGATCCTCATGACCGGCTCGACGTCGAGCGCGGTCGCGGTGGCGCTCAACAAGCTCGCCGAGCGCGAGAAGGTGCTGTACGTCACCGGCATCTCCGGGTCGAACGACACCACCGGCAAGGACTGCGTGCGCTACGGCTTCCGCCAGTGCTTCTACGGTCAGACCGCCGCGGCGGCGATCGGTCCGGTGCTCGTGAAGGCCTACGGCAAGAACAAGAAGGCGGCGTATCTCACGCCCGATTACACCTACGGCCACACCGTCACCAAGTCGGTCGACGACTATCTCAAGACCGCCGGCTGGACGATGGTGACGAACCAGGTGGCGCCGCTCGGCGCGCCCGACTACTCGTCGTATCTGCTGAACGTCGCGAACTCCGGCGCCGACATGCTCGTCAACGTGAACTGGGGCCACGACGCGGTGCTGTCGATCCAGCAGGCCAAGCAGTTCGGCATCCTCGAGAAGATGAAGCTCGTGGTGCCGTACCAGATCCCGTTCCTCGCGCGCGAGGTCGGCGGCAACCTGCTGTCGGGCGTGTATGCCGCGACCGATTTCTGGTGGACGCTCGAAGACAAGTTTCCGCTCGCCAAGCAGTTCGTCGCCGAGTTCACGAAGAAGTACGGCTACCGTCCCGAGTGGGGCGCGAACAACGCCTACATGTCCTTCGCGCTGTGGGCCGACGCGGTCGAGAACGCGGGCACCTTCTATCCGCCCGACGTCATCAAGTCGTTCGAGGCGGGCCGCAAGCTCCAGTCGACGGTGGGCGAGGTGTACTTCCGCAAGGAGGACCACCAGCTCGTGCGGCCGGTCGTCATCGTGCGCGGCAAGACGGCGAAGGAGATGAAGAACAAGGAGGACTACTGGGAGGTGCTCGACGTCGTCGCCGGCGCACCGCTCATGCAGAAGCCCGACGCGTTCGGCTGCAAGCTCGGCTCCTACACCTGA
- a CDS encoding MarR family transcriptional regulator produces MLLKKAEKRFKLTTADYARLAAFRYALRGFLRFSENAAAGAGLTAQHYQAMLILRACPEDERVTINDLAQQLLIKHNSAVGLVDRLVQEKLAERRPSSEDRRKVELALTARGRQVLAKLAAMHRRELQRVGPVLEQFFGELSNGKPAVSAKKKRSGHASR; encoded by the coding sequence GTGCTACTGAAGAAAGCGGAGAAGCGCTTCAAGCTCACGACCGCCGACTACGCGCGGCTCGCGGCTTTCCGCTATGCGCTGCGCGGCTTCCTGCGGTTCAGCGAGAATGCCGCCGCGGGCGCCGGCCTGACGGCCCAGCACTACCAGGCGATGCTGATCCTGCGGGCGTGTCCCGAAGACGAGCGGGTGACGATCAACGATCTCGCGCAGCAGCTCCTCATCAAGCACAACAGCGCGGTCGGCCTGGTCGACCGGCTGGTGCAGGAAAAGCTCGCCGAGCGCCGTCCCTCGAGCGAAGACCGCCGCAAGGTCGAGCTCGCGCTCACCGCCCGCGGCCGCCAGGTGCTGGCGAAGCTCGCGGCGATGCACCGGCGCGAGCTCCAGCGCGTCGGGCCTGTGCTGGAACAGTTCTTCGGAGAGCTCTCGAACGGCAAGCCCGCGGTGTCCGCTAAGAAGAAGCGGTCGGGCCACGCCTCGCGCTAG
- a CDS encoding tripartite tricarboxylate transporter substrate binding protein: protein MARSSDRCAESRTAFSPESASLLRFSRSSDSRAVARDPALQVIVDNRVGAGSTVGTDIVAKAPPDGHTVLFTNNGIAYNPALYPKLPYDTFRDLVSVGLMGTTASVLVVHPTLSAKNVGELIALMKAKPAQLNYGTGGVGGAVHLAFELFQTMAGVKATHIPYKGVGPALLDTVGGRVQLMMAGLPPALVHVKANRLRALGVSTAKRASSLPEVPTISESGVPGYEYVTWYAMLAPAAVPKPVIAKLSETGVSALSNAEVRERFSQQGVEPETSTPERFASMLRGEVVRWTKVIRTAGISPE, encoded by the coding sequence ATCGCGCGTTCATCAGACCGTTGCGCCGAGTCGCGCACGGCCTTCTCGCCCGAATCGGCGTCGCTACTGCGCTTTTCGCGGAGTAGCGATTCGCGTGCTGTCGCGCGCGACCCTGCGCTGCAGGTTATCGTCGACAACAGAGTTGGCGCCGGCAGCACCGTGGGCACGGACATCGTCGCCAAGGCGCCGCCTGATGGACACACCGTGCTATTCACCAACAACGGTATTGCCTACAACCCGGCGCTTTATCCGAAGCTGCCTTACGACACCTTTCGCGATCTTGTCTCAGTCGGTCTGATGGGCACCACCGCAAGTGTGCTCGTAGTGCATCCCACGCTGAGCGCGAAGAACGTTGGTGAGCTCATTGCGCTGATGAAAGCGAAACCGGCGCAGCTGAACTACGGCACCGGTGGCGTCGGCGGAGCAGTGCACCTCGCGTTCGAGCTCTTCCAGACTATGGCGGGAGTGAAGGCTACGCACATTCCCTACAAAGGCGTGGGACCCGCGCTCCTTGATACTGTCGGCGGGCGTGTGCAGCTCATGATGGCCGGTCTGCCGCCGGCGCTCGTCCACGTCAAAGCAAATCGCCTTCGCGCGTTGGGCGTGAGCACCGCCAAACGTGCTTCATCCCTGCCCGAAGTGCCCACGATCTCGGAGAGCGGGGTTCCTGGATACGAATACGTGACTTGGTACGCAATGCTCGCACCGGCGGCCGTCCCGAAGCCGGTCATCGCCAAGCTCAGCGAGACGGGCGTGAGCGCGCTGTCGAACGCTGAGGTTCGCGAGCGATTCTCCCAGCAGGGAGTTGAGCCCGAGACGAGCACGCCCGAAAGGTTCGCGTCCATGCTGCGCGGCGAAGTCGTCCGCTGGACCAAGGTAATCAGAACTGCGGGCATATCGCCGGAGTGA
- a CDS encoding xanthine dehydrogenase family protein molybdopterin-binding subunit, whose protein sequence is MEHADLKPAPARREDARLVTGHGRYSADWNLPGQLYAAFVRADRAHAEIVSLDASRALAAPGVKAVLTGDDAKAFGFKSLPNTVNYPGKDGQQIKKPFHPVLAMGRVRYVGEPVAMVVAETAQIAEDARELIDIDYRDLAAVTTFEDAVAAGAPQLHDSVPGNLAFEFDSGDATAVEAAFAKAAHVSKLTVDSQRLVGNALEPRACLVAYDAGSGRYTFHVPLQGVGGMKGQLSYVSNVDKENIALVAQDVGGSFGVRGGCYPEYFASMMAAKKLGRPIKWVATRTETFMSDTHGRALSLTGELAMDAEGRFLAIRWDDRANLGGYGGPFGSFIATKNLTVTIGGVYRIPAMYAQTRLAYTNTVPVSAYRGAGRPDIAYAIERLVDYAAHEHGFDPIEIRRRNFVPVDAMPYKTANAGTYDSGDFEAVMDDALERAGWTSFESRRAASAKQGKLRGIGIATYLEAGGGGAAPKDQVAVEVDVNGALTLVAVTQSSGQGHETVFPQIVASTLGIDVSLVRFSPTAPAADLVGNGTGGSRGVLGTGSAFLVLARKLIDIAKPHAASKLGVEASMLTYENGVFRVAQAPSPATEIGFTELARSLATTQPHPLNTTAEGTFGMSYPNGCHIAEVEIDRETGETTVERYIAVDDLGTVVNPVLVEGQVHGGVVQGAGQAFGEHAIYDPQSGQLLTASFSDYYMPRAGLISDFEVAEHAVPTPTNALGAKGVGEAGCSGSLPALANAVVDALRAVGITHLDMPFTPARVWTAIAQAKTRRDALRKGALAP, encoded by the coding sequence ATGGAACACGCAGACCTGAAGCCGGCGCCCGCGCGCCGCGAAGACGCGAGGCTCGTCACCGGCCACGGCCGCTACAGCGCCGACTGGAACCTGCCCGGGCAGCTCTATGCCGCTTTCGTGCGCGCCGACCGGGCGCACGCCGAGATCGTCTCGCTCGATGCGTCGCGCGCGCTTGCCGCGCCGGGCGTCAAAGCGGTGCTCACCGGCGACGACGCGAAAGCGTTCGGCTTCAAATCGCTGCCGAACACCGTCAACTATCCCGGCAAGGACGGCCAGCAGATCAAGAAACCTTTCCATCCGGTGCTCGCGATGGGCCGCGTGCGCTACGTGGGCGAGCCGGTCGCGATGGTCGTCGCGGAGACGGCGCAGATCGCCGAGGATGCGCGCGAGCTGATCGACATCGACTACCGCGATCTTGCCGCGGTCACCACCTTCGAAGACGCGGTGGCCGCCGGCGCGCCGCAGCTTCACGACAGCGTGCCCGGCAATCTCGCGTTCGAGTTCGACTCGGGCGATGCGACCGCGGTCGAAGCGGCATTCGCGAAAGCGGCGCACGTGAGCAAGCTCACCGTCGACAGCCAGCGCCTCGTCGGCAACGCACTGGAGCCGCGCGCGTGCCTCGTCGCCTACGACGCGGGCAGCGGCCGGTACACCTTCCACGTGCCGCTGCAGGGCGTGGGCGGCATGAAGGGACAGCTCTCGTACGTCTCCAACGTCGACAAGGAGAACATCGCGCTCGTCGCGCAGGACGTCGGCGGCAGCTTCGGCGTGCGCGGCGGCTGCTATCCCGAGTATTTCGCATCGATGATGGCGGCGAAGAAGCTCGGCCGGCCGATCAAGTGGGTCGCCACCCGCACCGAGACGTTCATGAGCGACACTCACGGCCGCGCGCTGTCGCTGACGGGGGAGCTCGCGATGGATGCCGAAGGACGCTTCCTGGCGATCCGCTGGGACGACCGCGCCAACCTCGGCGGTTACGGCGGGCCGTTCGGCTCGTTCATCGCGACCAAGAACCTCACGGTCACCATCGGCGGCGTGTACCGCATCCCGGCGATGTACGCGCAGACGCGGCTCGCCTACACCAACACCGTGCCGGTATCGGCGTATCGCGGCGCGGGCCGTCCCGATATCGCGTATGCCATCGAGCGCCTCGTCGACTACGCCGCGCACGAGCACGGCTTCGATCCGATCGAGATCCGTCGCAGAAACTTCGTTCCCGTCGACGCGATGCCTTACAAGACCGCCAACGCGGGGACGTACGACTCCGGCGATTTCGAAGCGGTGATGGACGACGCGCTCGAGCGCGCCGGATGGACGTCGTTCGAATCGCGCAGAGCCGCGTCCGCGAAGCAGGGCAAGCTGCGCGGGATCGGGATCGCGACTTACCTCGAAGCCGGCGGCGGCGGGGCCGCGCCCAAGGACCAGGTCGCGGTCGAGGTCGACGTAAATGGCGCGTTGACGCTGGTCGCGGTGACGCAATCGTCGGGACAAGGCCACGAGACGGTGTTCCCGCAGATCGTGGCGAGCACGCTCGGGATCGACGTCTCGCTCGTGCGCTTCAGTCCGACGGCGCCGGCGGCCGACCTCGTCGGCAACGGCACCGGCGGCTCGCGCGGCGTGCTCGGCACCGGCAGCGCGTTCCTCGTGCTCGCGAGGAAGCTGATCGACATCGCCAAGCCGCATGCGGCTTCGAAGCTCGGCGTCGAAGCTTCGATGCTCACGTACGAGAACGGCGTCTTTCGTGTAGCGCAGGCGCCCTCGCCTGCGACGGAGATCGGTTTCACCGAGCTCGCACGCTCGCTCGCAACCACCCAGCCCCATCCGCTGAACACGACCGCCGAAGGCACCTTCGGCATGAGCTATCCGAACGGGTGTCACATCGCCGAAGTGGAGATCGACCGCGAGACCGGCGAGACCACGGTCGAGCGCTATATCGCGGTCGACGATCTCGGCACGGTGGTCAATCCGGTGCTGGTGGAGGGCCAGGTGCACGGCGGCGTCGTGCAGGGCGCGGGACAGGCGTTCGGCGAGCACGCGATCTACGACCCGCAGTCGGGCCAGCTTCTCACCGCGAGCTTCTCGGATTACTACATGCCGCGCGCGGGCCTCATCTCCGACTTCGAAGTCGCCGAGCACGCGGTGCCGACGCCCACCAACGCGCTCGGCGCGAAAGGCGTCGGCGAAGCGGGCTGCAGCGGTTCGTTACCGGCGCTCGCCAATGCGGTCGTCGACGCGCTGCGCGCCGTCGGCATCACACATCTCGACATGCCGTTCACGCCCGCGCGGGTATGGACGGCGATCGCGCAGGCGAAAACGCGACGTGACGCTTTGCGTAAGGGTGCGTTAGCGCCGTAG